From the Lysobacterales bacterium genome, one window contains:
- a CDS encoding DUF4010 domain-containing protein, with protein sequence MALEPADNHVLIGLAVALGIGLLIGIEREQRKGEDPAHIVAGVRTFVLIALAGAISTLLGTALIAVGAAFVALAALASYQRSREADPGLTTEVAMFVAFLLGVLAMSQRELAAGIGVGVALILALKSRLHAFTREVLTAQELHDGLLLIAAALIVLPLLPDRAVDPWQVFNPHKLWRLVVLVMAINALGYVAQRALGTRLGLPLSGFAGGFVSATATIGAMGGRARLHPEQRPSCVAASTLANVATIIQLSLVLGALSRPLLQVLALPLAASGLTTIVAAGFSGFAAWRDGRDAVAPMKGRPFQPTQALVFVALVSGVLFMAAVLAHWFGDAGALAAAAAAGFADAHAAAASVAQVFNAEQVDLDVACLGVMIGFATNTISKTIVAFGTGGRSFALHLLPGLLAMLVAFAGVWLLR encoded by the coding sequence ATGGCCCTTGAACCTGCGGACAACCATGTGCTGATCGGCCTTGCGGTCGCGCTCGGCATCGGGCTGCTGATCGGCATCGAGCGCGAGCAGCGCAAGGGTGAGGATCCGGCGCACATCGTCGCCGGCGTGCGCACCTTCGTGCTGATCGCGCTGGCCGGTGCGATCAGCACCCTGCTCGGGACGGCCCTGATCGCGGTCGGTGCGGCCTTCGTCGCGCTGGCGGCGCTCGCGAGCTATCAGCGCTCGCGCGAAGCCGATCCCGGCCTGACCACCGAAGTCGCGATGTTCGTCGCCTTTCTGCTGGGCGTGCTGGCGATGTCGCAGCGTGAGCTCGCGGCCGGCATCGGCGTGGGCGTCGCCTTGATCCTGGCGCTGAAGTCGCGCCTGCATGCGTTCACGCGCGAAGTGCTGACCGCGCAGGAATTGCACGACGGCCTGTTGTTGATCGCCGCGGCGCTGATCGTGCTGCCCTTGCTGCCGGATCGCGCGGTCGATCCCTGGCAGGTGTTCAACCCGCACAAGCTGTGGCGATTGGTGGTGCTGGTGATGGCGATCAATGCCCTCGGATACGTCGCGCAGCGCGCGCTTGGTACCCGACTCGGCCTGCCCCTGTCCGGATTCGCCGGCGGCTTCGTGTCGGCGACCGCGACGATCGGTGCCATGGGCGGCCGCGCCCGGTTGCATCCGGAACAACGCCCGTCCTGCGTGGCCGCGAGCACGCTCGCGAACGTCGCCACGATCATCCAGCTGTCGCTGGTGCTGGGTGCCCTGTCGCGGCCGCTGCTGCAGGTGTTGGCGCTGCCCCTGGCGGCATCGGGACTGACGACCATCGTGGCGGCAGGATTCTCGGGTTTCGCGGCCTGGCGCGACGGTCGCGACGCGGTGGCGCCGATGAAGGGGCGACCTTTCCAGCCGACGCAGGCGCTGGTGTTCGTGGCGCTGGTGTCCGGCGTCCTGTTCATGGCCGCGGTGCTGGCGCACTGGTTCGGCGATGCCGGCGCACTCGCCGCCGCCGCCGCGGCCGGATTCGCCGATGCGCATGCGGCCGCGGCCTCGGTCGCGCAAGTATTCAACGCCGAGCAGGTCGACCTCGACGTCGCCTGCCTCGGCGTGATGATCGGATTCGCGACCAACACGATCAGCAAGACCATCGTGGCGTTCGGCACCGGTGGTCGCAGTTTCGCGCTGCATCTGCTGCCCGGCCTGCTGGCGATGCTGGTGGCGTTCGCGGGCGTGTGGCTGCTGCGCTGA
- a CDS encoding S9 family peptidase, producing MNVIPRNCLGLLLALACMAPLASLAQPAKRPITAQDLWAIKRVGAPVLSPDGARAVVSVQEWSIEKNKPSASLWLVDVADGDTRRLTAGTSSDSAAAWSPDGRRIAFVSKRGEDEMAALYVIPVDGGEAEKLVELPWGLAAPQWLPDGKGIVFATQAIPELAGTFAKADLAAMKKEAKRRKDSKMTAYVTEYRQYRFFDKNLTDNLANRLLKIDVGSKVLTDLTPKYDHLFAASGEVRFDIAPDGRHVALSLNSTPPPYAVQPNSDIVLLPTDGSGAFVNLTPDNPYGDDNPQFAPDGRSVLYTRLATANSMGEARRLWQVSLANRKATPLSAGIDLSIDDIAFSADGQRLWVQAEDRGRVPVFTMNADGTGFTKQVAEGSNTELDSANGQLVFLNETSSRAPELFALDASSGKPRQLTHFNDALFAGLDLGKVESHEFQGAGGDTVQLWLIYPPGYDAKKKYPLVQLLHGGPHTMNRDAFSYRWNSHVFASPGYIVAWVNRHGSTGFGEAFARSINGAWGDQPTEDVLKANDYLFATVPAIDRDHVAAAGGSYGGYLATWLLGHTKVFKAFVNHAGVSDFMGQYGADTTTYGFTKEVLGGTPWDGPAAMQRNNPISYAANFSTPMLIIHGEKDYRVPYGQGIALYGILQSMRVPSRLVVFPDENHWILTPQNAIYWNYEVQTWLARYIGGTPMAKPEFGATEG from the coding sequence ATGAACGTCATTCCGCGCAACTGCTTGGGATTGTTGCTCGCGCTCGCCTGCATGGCCCCGCTGGCCAGCCTTGCACAACCCGCCAAGCGCCCGATCACCGCGCAGGATCTGTGGGCGATCAAGCGCGTCGGCGCGCCGGTGCTGTCGCCGGATGGCGCACGCGCGGTGGTCAGCGTGCAGGAGTGGTCGATCGAGAAGAACAAGCCCAGCGCCAGCCTGTGGCTGGTCGATGTGGCTGACGGCGACACGCGCCGACTGACCGCGGGCACCAGCAGCGATTCGGCGGCGGCCTGGAGCCCGGACGGTCGCCGCATCGCCTTCGTCAGCAAGCGCGGCGAGGACGAGATGGCGGCGTTGTATGTCATCCCGGTCGACGGCGGCGAAGCCGAGAAGCTGGTGGAGCTGCCATGGGGCTTGGCTGCGCCGCAGTGGCTGCCCGACGGCAAGGGCATCGTGTTTGCCACCCAAGCCATCCCGGAGCTGGCAGGCACGTTCGCCAAGGCCGACCTCGCGGCGATGAAGAAGGAAGCCAAGCGCCGCAAGGACTCGAAGATGACGGCCTACGTCACCGAGTACCGGCAGTATCGCTTCTTCGACAAGAACCTCACCGACAATCTCGCCAACCGCCTGCTGAAGATCGACGTCGGCAGCAAGGTCTTGACCGACCTCACGCCGAAGTACGACCACCTGTTCGCAGCGTCGGGCGAGGTCCGTTTCGACATCGCGCCCGATGGCCGCCACGTCGCACTCTCCCTCAATTCCACGCCGCCGCCGTATGCGGTGCAGCCCAACAGTGACATCGTGCTGCTGCCCACCGATGGCAGCGGCGCGTTCGTCAACCTCACGCCCGACAATCCCTACGGCGACGACAACCCGCAGTTCGCGCCGGACGGCCGCTCGGTGCTGTACACCCGCCTCGCCACTGCGAACAGCATGGGCGAGGCGCGTCGGCTGTGGCAGGTGTCGCTGGCAAATCGCAAAGCCACGCCGCTGAGCGCCGGTATCGACCTCAGCATCGACGACATCGCATTTTCCGCCGATGGTCAGCGCCTGTGGGTGCAGGCCGAAGATCGTGGCCGCGTACCCGTGTTCACCATGAACGCCGACGGTACCGGATTCACGAAGCAGGTGGCGGAAGGCAGCAACACCGAGCTCGACAGCGCCAACGGTCAGCTGGTCTTCCTCAACGAAACCAGCAGCCGCGCGCCGGAACTGTTCGCACTCGATGCTTCAAGCGGCAAGCCGCGCCAGCTCACCCATTTCAACGACGCGCTGTTCGCCGGGCTCGACCTGGGCAAGGTGGAGTCGCACGAATTCCAGGGTGCCGGCGGCGACACCGTGCAGCTATGGCTGATCTATCCGCCCGGCTACGACGCAAAGAAAAAGTATCCGCTGGTGCAGTTGCTGCACGGTGGGCCGCACACGATGAATCGTGACGCCTTCAGCTATCGCTGGAACAGCCATGTCTTCGCCAGCCCGGGCTACATCGTGGCATGGGTCAACCGGCACGGTTCCACCGGATTCGGCGAGGCGTTCGCGCGCAGCATCAACGGTGCCTGGGGCGACCAGCCGACCGAAGACGTGCTCAAGGCCAATGACTACCTGTTCGCCACCGTGCCCGCCATCGACCGCGATCACGTGGCCGCCGCCGGTGGCAGTTACGGGGGTTATCTGGCGACCTGGCTGCTCGGCCACACCAAGGTGTTCAAGGCATTCGTCAATCACGCCGGAGTGAGCGATTTCATGGGGCAGTACGGCGCCGACACCACCACCTACGGCTTCACCAAGGAAGTGCTGGGCGGCACGCCATGGGACGGCCCTGCGGCCATGCAGCGCAACAACCCGATTTCCTACGCCGCGAACTTCTCGACGCCGATGCTGATCATCCATGGCGAGAAGGATTACCGCGTGCCCTACGGCCAGGGCATCGCGCTGTACGGCATCCTGCAAAGCATGCGCGTACCCTCGCGGCTGGTGGTGTTCCCCGACGAGAACCACTGGATCCTGACGCCGCAGAATGCGATCTACTGGAACTACGAGGTGCAGACCTGGCTGGCCCGCTACATCGGCGGCACGCCGATGGCCAAGCCGGAGTTCGGCGCGACCGAGGGGTAA
- a CDS encoding HU family DNA-binding protein, giving the protein MASKKAPAKSAKAAKPVKEVMNKSGLVTFIAEQSGVAAKDVKAVLAGLESAALASVSSKGAGEFVWPGVLKVTSVKVAAKPKRKGINPFTKEEQWFAAKPASTKVKVRALKKLKDAAN; this is encoded by the coding sequence ATGGCAAGCAAGAAAGCGCCGGCGAAGTCGGCAAAAGCCGCAAAGCCGGTCAAGGAAGTAATGAACAAGTCGGGTCTGGTGACCTTCATCGCCGAGCAGTCCGGCGTCGCCGCCAAGGACGTCAAGGCCGTTCTGGCCGGTCTCGAATCGGCCGCACTGGCCTCGGTGTCCAGCAAGGGCGCCGGCGAATTCGTGTGGCCCGGCGTTCTCAAGGTCACCTCGGTGAAGGTCGCTGCCAAGCCGAAGCGCAAGGGCATCAACCCGTTCACCAAGGAAGAACAGTGGTTCGCCGCCAAGCCGGCCAGCACCAAGGTCAAGGTGCGCGCGCTGAAGAAACTGAAAGACGCCGCAAACTGA
- a CDS encoding MoaD/ThiS family protein, producing MARVVLASALSRWLPAGASREAALDIDAADLRAVLDALFVRHPNLHGYVLDEQGVVRHHVAIFIDGQVLRDKADLGVPLAPAAEVYLMQALSGG from the coding sequence ATGGCGCGTGTCGTCCTTGCTTCTGCCCTGTCGCGCTGGTTGCCCGCGGGCGCGTCTCGCGAGGCGGCGCTCGACATCGATGCCGCCGATCTGCGCGCGGTGCTCGACGCCTTGTTCGTGCGACATCCGAACCTGCATGGCTACGTGCTCGACGAACAGGGCGTGGTGCGCCATCACGTCGCGATCTTCATCGACGGCCAGGTCCTCCGCGACAAGGCCGATCTCGGGGTGCCGCTCGCGCCTGCGGCCGAGGTCTACCTCATGCAGGCGCTGTCGGGAGGTTGA
- the hemN gene encoding oxygen-independent coproporphyrinogen III oxidase, whose translation MSVIPVFDRDLLRRYDGPGPRYTSYPTAPHFDARFGEADYRRQARASNDDPVPSPLSVYVHVPFCHSACYYCGCTRIIARNPARGREYIERLAIEIDLQSKLFDRDRPLTQIHFGGGTPNFLGAEGILAIMARLESAFTFDPEASREFSVELDPRHADAQLVAEIAAAGINRISLGIQDFDADVQKAINRIQSVAQTAELIDAARANGMRSINVDLIYGLPKQNERAFGQTLDTVVGMRPDRVAAYSYAHLPSHFKAQNQIRAEDLPSAEDKLGLLALAIDKLTAAGYVYIGMDHFALPDDELVRAQARGGLHRNFQGYSTRAECDLIGLGMSSIGKVGNAYVQNAKELPAYYTALLSGHLPIVRGYELTAQDRIIGDAIQSLMCHCRLEKNIFGRRHDLVFDEYFASELARLAPLAADGLVNLKPDCIEITPRGRLLMRVVAMCFDRHLHKAQVIPHKFSRVV comes from the coding sequence GTGTCCGTCATTCCCGTCTTCGATCGCGACCTGCTACGCCGTTACGATGGCCCGGGTCCACGCTACACCTCGTATCCGACTGCGCCGCATTTCGACGCGCGCTTCGGTGAGGCCGACTATCGCCGTCAGGCCCGCGCCAGCAACGATGACCCGGTGCCCAGCCCGCTCTCGGTGTACGTGCACGTGCCGTTCTGCCACAGCGCCTGCTACTACTGCGGCTGCACGCGCATCATCGCGCGCAATCCGGCCCGCGGCCGCGAATACATCGAACGTCTGGCGATCGAGATCGACCTGCAGTCGAAGCTGTTCGACCGCGATCGTCCGCTGACGCAAATCCATTTCGGCGGCGGCACGCCGAACTTCCTCGGTGCCGAAGGCATCCTGGCGATCATGGCTCGACTGGAATCGGCCTTCACCTTCGATCCGGAAGCCAGCCGCGAATTCTCGGTGGAACTGGACCCGCGCCACGCCGACGCCCAGCTGGTCGCCGAGATCGCCGCAGCCGGCATCAATCGCATCAGCCTCGGCATCCAGGATTTCGATGCCGACGTGCAAAAGGCGATCAACCGCATCCAGTCGGTGGCACAGACGGCCGAGCTGATCGATGCCGCGCGCGCAAACGGCATGCGCTCGATCAATGTCGACCTGATTTACGGACTGCCGAAGCAGAACGAGCGCGCGTTCGGGCAGACGCTGGACACGGTGGTCGGCATGCGCCCGGACCGCGTTGCCGCCTACAGCTACGCGCACCTGCCGAGCCATTTCAAGGCGCAGAACCAGATCCGTGCGGAAGACCTGCCCAGTGCCGAAGACAAGCTCGGCTTGCTCGCGCTGGCCATCGACAAGCTCACGGCGGCCGGATACGTCTACATCGGCATGGATCATTTCGCCCTGCCCGACGACGAACTGGTGCGTGCCCAGGCGCGTGGCGGCCTGCACCGGAACTTCCAGGGCTACTCGACACGCGCCGAATGCGATCTGATCGGGCTCGGCATGAGCTCGATCGGCAAGGTCGGCAACGCTTACGTGCAGAACGCCAAGGAGCTGCCCGCCTACTACACGGCGCTGCTGTCCGGGCACCTGCCGATCGTGCGCGGCTACGAGCTGACGGCGCAGGATCGCATCATCGGTGACGCCATCCAGAGCCTGATGTGCCATTGCCGGCTGGAAAAAAATATCTTCGGTCGGCGCCATGATCTCGTCTTCGACGAGTATTTCGCGTCAGAATTGGCACGTCTCGCTCCTCTGGCCGCCGATGGACTCGTCAATCTCAAACCCGACTGCATCGAAATCACCCCGCGCGGGCGGCTGCTCATGCGCGTCGTCGCGATGTGTTTCGATCGCCACCTGCACAAGGCGCAGGTCATCCCGCACAAGTTCTCGCGCGTGGTGTAG
- a CDS encoding HAD hydrolase-like protein yields MCSTLFFDLDGTLIDSATGITRCVAYALERVGEAVPDDTALRRWIGPPLRDSFAPLLQDPIRVEQAVEFYRERFEDIGYAEHALYDGIADTIHALSDRGHRIAIVTAKNEPHARKIVGGFDFAARFDTIVGATLDGRISHKPELIGEALSRLALHAHECTMIGDRRMDIDGARHHGMRSIGVLWGFGDADELALADLRVGTPGELLGAV; encoded by the coding sequence ATGTGCAGCACCTTGTTCTTCGATCTCGACGGCACCTTGATCGACTCGGCCACCGGCATCACCCGCTGCGTCGCCTATGCGCTGGAGCGTGTCGGCGAAGCAGTGCCGGATGACACCGCGTTGCGTCGCTGGATCGGTCCGCCGTTGCGCGACAGTTTCGCGCCGTTGTTGCAGGATCCGATCCGTGTCGAACAGGCCGTCGAGTTCTACCGCGAACGCTTCGAGGACATCGGCTACGCCGAACACGCGCTCTATGACGGCATTGCCGACACGATCCATGCCCTGTCCGATCGTGGCCACCGCATCGCCATCGTGACGGCGAAGAACGAACCGCATGCACGCAAGATCGTCGGCGGTTTCGACTTCGCGGCGCGCTTCGACACCATCGTCGGCGCCACCCTCGACGGTCGCATCAGCCACAAGCCGGAATTGATCGGCGAAGCCTTGTCCCGACTGGCCCTGCATGCCCACGAGTGCACGATGATCGGGGACCGCCGCATGGACATCGACGGCGCGCGCCATCACGGCATGCGTTCGATCGGCGTGCTGTGGGGATTCGGTGACGCCGACGAACTCGCCCTGGCCGATCTGCGGGTCGGTACGCCGGGCGAATTGCTGGGCGCCGTCTGA
- a CDS encoding helix-turn-helix domain-containing protein has translation MSPQGGVLRWPTPQDQGDGDIQRFCTTCAFGRVCLTDGYDKRALEDLHCLVEHTTPMHAGDEVFRYGEPFAAIYAVRAGMVKTRRIDEQGREQIFGFFLPGELIGLNGLYTARYPCDAVALDTVTLCRFAFPALSVLATRLPGIQETLFKLMSKDIVNAALLGGDYSADERLAAFLVNLSDRFAERGYSASRLHLMMPRSDIANYLRLAPETVSRVLRRFQDDGLIDVDKREVTLTDIDRLKHLARCVLQP, from the coding sequence ATGAGCCCGCAGGGCGGTGTCCTGCGCTGGCCGACTCCGCAGGATCAGGGCGATGGCGACATCCAGCGCTTCTGCACGACGTGTGCGTTCGGCCGGGTCTGTCTGACCGATGGCTACGACAAGCGCGCGCTGGAGGACCTGCATTGCCTGGTCGAACACACCACGCCGATGCATGCCGGCGACGAAGTGTTTCGCTACGGCGAGCCGTTCGCGGCGATCTACGCGGTGCGCGCCGGCATGGTCAAGACACGGCGCATCGACGAACAGGGTCGCGAACAGATCTTCGGGTTCTTCCTGCCCGGCGAGTTGATCGGCCTCAATGGCCTGTACACCGCGCGCTATCCCTGCGACGCCGTCGCGCTCGATACCGTGACCCTGTGCCGTTTCGCCTTTCCTGCGCTGAGCGTGCTGGCGACGCGTCTGCCCGGCATTCAGGAGACCTTGTTCAAGCTGATGAGCAAGGACATTGTCAATGCCGCCTTGCTGGGTGGCGATTACAGCGCCGATGAGCGTCTCGCGGCCTTCCTGGTGAACCTGTCCGATCGTTTCGCCGAACGCGGTTATTCGGCGTCGCGCCTGCACCTGATGATGCCGCGTTCGGACATCGCCAACTACCTGCGTCTCGCGCCCGAAACCGTCAGTCGCGTGCTGCGCCGCTTCCAGGACGACGGATTGATCGACGTCGACAAGCGCGAAGTCACGCTGACCGATATCGATCGTCTCAAGCACCTCGCGCGCTGCGTCCTGCAGCCGTAG
- a CDS encoding phosphoglycerate kinase has product MSVLRLADLDVAGQRVLIRQDLNVPVENGRVTSDQRIIASIPTLKLALKKGAAVMVTSHLGRPKEGQWSEADSLAPVAKRLSELLGMDVPLKRDWVDGVAVQPGQIVLLENCRMNVGEGKDDEALSRKYAALCDVYVMDAFGTAHRAQASTHGAIRFAKTACAGPLLTAELDALAKALEHPARPLLAIVAGSKVSTKLELLASLIGKVDQLIVGGGIANTFLAASGYPIGKSLFEADLIDTAKQIMADAKARGAEIPLPVDVVAPEFNANAPATVKRVADVGVDDLILDIGPETAKAYADRIMKVGTVVWNGPVGVFEFDAFGAGTEAVAHAIAASNAFSIAGGGDTLAAIDKYGVVDRISYISTGGGAFLEFLEGKELPAVAALRARAA; this is encoded by the coding sequence ATGTCCGTGCTTCGCCTTGCCGATCTCGATGTCGCCGGTCAGCGCGTGCTGATCCGCCAGGACCTCAACGTGCCGGTCGAGAACGGCCGCGTGACCTCGGACCAGCGCATCATCGCCTCGATCCCGACCCTGAAGCTGGCCCTGAAAAAGGGCGCCGCGGTCATGGTCACCTCGCACCTCGGCCGTCCCAAGGAAGGCCAGTGGAGTGAGGCGGATTCGCTGGCACCGGTGGCGAAGCGGCTGTCGGAACTGCTCGGCATGGACGTGCCGCTGAAGCGCGACTGGGTCGACGGCGTGGCGGTGCAGCCCGGACAGATCGTGCTGCTCGAGAACTGCCGCATGAACGTCGGCGAAGGCAAGGACGACGAAGCGTTGTCGCGCAAGTACGCCGCACTCTGCGACGTCTACGTGATGGACGCCTTCGGCACCGCACACCGCGCCCAGGCCTCGACGCATGGTGCGATCCGCTTCGCGAAAACCGCCTGTGCCGGCCCCCTGCTGACCGCCGAACTCGATGCACTGGCCAAGGCACTGGAGCATCCAGCGCGGCCGCTGCTCGCGATCGTTGCCGGCTCGAAGGTCTCGACCAAGCTGGAACTGCTGGCGAGCCTGATCGGCAAGGTCGACCAACTGATCGTCGGCGGCGGCATCGCCAATACCTTCCTGGCCGCCAGCGGCTATCCGATCGGCAAGTCGCTGTTCGAGGCCGATCTGATCGATACCGCGAAGCAGATCATGGCCGATGCCAAGGCCCGCGGTGCCGAGATCCCGCTACCGGTCGACGTGGTCGCGCCCGAGTTCAACGCCAATGCGCCGGCCACGGTGAAACGCGTCGCTGATGTCGGTGTCGACGACCTGATCCTCGACATCGGCCCCGAGACGGCCAAGGCGTATGCCGACCGCATCATGAAGGTCGGCACCGTGGTCTGGAACGGACCGGTCGGCGTGTTCGAATTCGATGCCTTCGGCGCTGGCACCGAGGCCGTGGCGCACGCGATCGCGGCATCGAACGCCTTCTCGATCGCCGGCGGCGGCGACACCCTCGCGGCGATCGACAAATATGGCGTGGTCGACCGGATCAGCTACATCTCGACCGGTGGCGGCGCCTTCCTCGAATTCCTCGAAGGCAAGGAATTGCCCGCCGTCGCGGCGCTGAGGGCGCGCGCGGCATGA
- a CDS encoding DUF1801 domain-containing protein produces MHADTERYNAMQSPDDRRICDRLAAEIERVLPEAENKVWHAHPVWFLDGNPIVGYSKLKGGVRLLFWSGQSFKTPGLKPEGKFKAAEARFTAAEEIDTALLAGWLAESREIQWDYQNIVRRKGRLEPLTPGTC; encoded by the coding sequence ATGCATGCAGACACCGAACGCTACAACGCCATGCAGTCCCCCGACGACCGTCGCATCTGCGACCGGCTCGCCGCGGAAATCGAACGCGTGTTGCCCGAAGCCGAAAACAAGGTCTGGCATGCGCATCCTGTCTGGTTCCTCGACGGCAATCCGATCGTCGGCTACAGCAAGTTGAAAGGTGGCGTGCGCCTGCTGTTCTGGAGCGGGCAGTCCTTCAAGACGCCGGGCCTGAAGCCGGAAGGCAAGTTCAAGGCGGCCGAGGCGCGTTTCACCGCCGCCGAAGAGATCGACACCGCATTGCTCGCAGGATGGCTGGCCGAATCCCGCGAGATCCAGTGGGACTACCAGAACATCGTCCGCCGCAAGGGCCGACTGGAACCGCTGACGCCCGGCACGTGCTGA
- a CDS encoding SirB2 family protein, with amino-acid sequence MMAYYPQIKAVHVHAIGLSFAIFFLRGLLMLMRSKFTNHALLRYASYTVDTVLLTAALMLAALLHQYPFVHAWLTAKVVLLVAYIVLGVLALRRAKTRQAQVLAFIAACLTFAMMFAIARAHHWAGPFAAYLR; translated from the coding sequence ATGATGGCCTATTACCCGCAGATCAAGGCCGTGCACGTGCACGCCATCGGTCTCAGTTTCGCGATTTTCTTCCTGCGCGGTCTGCTGATGCTGATGCGCTCGAAGTTCACCAACCATGCGCTGCTGCGCTATGCCAGCTATACCGTCGATACCGTTCTGCTGACCGCGGCGCTGATGCTGGCGGCCCTGTTGCACCAGTATCCGTTCGTGCACGCCTGGCTCACCGCCAAGGTCGTGCTGCTGGTCGCCTACATCGTGCTCGGCGTGCTCGCGCTGCGACGTGCGAAGACGCGGCAGGCGCAGGTCCTCGCGTTCATCGCCGCCTGCCTGACCTTCGCGATGATGTTCGCGATCGCGCGGGCGCACCACTGGGCAGGCCCGTTTGCGGCGTATCTGCGCTGA
- a CDS encoding exo-alpha-sialidase yields the protein MSQPQDTLLVSTRKGLFVLHRAGERWEVDRTHFLGDKVTLAHVDARDGAWYAAMDLGHFGCKLHRSNDRGRNWTEIAVPTYGPEETVPVGDGKPELPATLKLIWAMASGGANEPGRLWLGSNPGGLFRSDDHGASWTLMRDLWDRPERKGWFGGGYDAPGIHSICVDPRDARTLRVAISCGGVWRSDDSGATWRLSAQGMRADYMPPDLAYEQNIQDPHQMVQCVAAPDTLWVQHHNGIFHSTDGAASWREITDVAPSGFGFAVAVHPHDPNRAWFVPAIKDQFRIPVDGQLVVTRTRDGGRSFESLRNGLPQQHAYDLIYRHGLAIDSSGDRLAIGSTTGGLWISEDQGESWTALDARLPPVHAVTFA from the coding sequence ATGTCGCAGCCGCAGGACACATTGCTCGTCTCGACCCGCAAGGGCCTGTTCGTGCTGCATCGGGCCGGCGAACGCTGGGAGGTCGACCGCACGCATTTCCTCGGCGACAAAGTGACGCTGGCGCATGTCGATGCACGTGACGGCGCCTGGTACGCGGCGATGGATCTCGGGCACTTCGGCTGCAAGCTGCATCGTTCGAATGATCGCGGCCGCAACTGGACCGAGATCGCCGTGCCGACCTATGGTCCCGAGGAAACGGTGCCGGTCGGTGATGGCAAGCCGGAATTGCCGGCGACGCTGAAGCTGATCTGGGCAATGGCCTCAGGCGGCGCAAACGAGCCCGGACGACTGTGGCTCGGCAGCAATCCCGGCGGTCTATTTCGCTCGGACGACCACGGTGCCAGTTGGACCCTGATGCGCGACCTGTGGGACCGTCCCGAGCGCAAGGGCTGGTTCGGCGGCGGTTATGACGCACCCGGCATCCACTCGATCTGCGTCGACCCGCGCGACGCACGCACGCTGCGCGTCGCGATTTCCTGTGGCGGCGTCTGGCGCAGCGACGACAGCGGCGCCACCTGGCGCCTGAGCGCACAAGGCATGCGCGCCGACTACATGCCGCCCGATCTCGCGTACGAGCAGAACATCCAGGACCCGCACCAGATGGTGCAATGCGTAGCCGCGCCGGACACGCTGTGGGTGCAGCACCACAACGGCATCTTCCACTCGACCGATGGCGCCGCATCCTGGCGCGAGATCACCGACGTGGCGCCTTCCGGCTTCGGTTTCGCGGTCGCGGTGCATCCGCACGACCCGAACCGAGCCTGGTTCGTGCCCGCCATCAAGGACCAGTTCCGCATCCCCGTCGACGGCCAACTCGTCGTCACCCGCACGCGCGACGGCGGCCGCAGCTTTGAATCACTGCGCAACGGCCTGCCGCAACAACACGCCTACGACCTGATTTACCGTCACGGTCTCGCCATCGATTCAAGCGGCGATCGCCTCGCTATCGGTTCCACCACCGGCGGACTCTGGATCAGCGAAGACCAGGGCGAGTCGTGGACCGCACTCGACGCACGACTGCCACCGGTGCATGCGGTGACATTTGCGTGA